In Humulus lupulus chromosome 6, drHumLupu1.1, whole genome shotgun sequence, a single genomic region encodes these proteins:
- the LOC133782534 gene encoding organic cation/carnitine transporter 4 — translation MSTTSSPGSAKDLRSTLLSTVVKVTGRPETQKICIDVMLQKYCGEFGPWQLRHFVLASLAWALEAFHTMVMIFADREPDWRCVDGPLGWVGCEAVAKTVCGLEPGSWEWVGGVGISTVDEWGLVCGEKYKVGLVQALFFGGCMIGAGTFGHLSDSFLGRKGSLTIVCLLNAIFGCVTALSPNYNTYVVLRFLTGFSTGGVGLCAFVLATEPIGPSKRGTAGMSTFYFFSTGIALLSLIAYIFPTWRALYIASSIPSFLFLGLVIPFVSESPRWYLVRGKVTEAMKIMNSIAKSNGKELPEGVTLGLDEDSNNNSTSENENTTSRNEVSGSLIDVVRSPVTRYRLFLAVAINFLCSVVYYGLSLNVVNLNTNLYITVALNAVSEMPAFTITAILLDKFGRKPLAIGTLWFSGLFCFLGSLVRNDVVGVRKVLRMVCGVLGIFGVAGTYNLLFIYTAELFPTVVRNAALGCATQAAQMGAILAPFVVVLGGAFPFAVFAVCGIVGGIHAFYLPETLNRPLYDTMGGMESGEKVRDPLISV, via the exons ATGAGCACCACCAGCTCGCCTGGTTCCGCCAAGGATCTCCGATCAACTCTTCTATCTACGGTGGTGAAAGTCACGGGAAGACCGGAAACTCAGAAAATATGTATCGATGTTATGCTCCAAAAGTATTGTGGCGAGTTTGGTCCGTGGCAGCTCCGGCATTTCGTCTTAGCTAGCTTGGCATGGGCTCTTGAGGCCTTTCACACCATGGTAATGATCTTTGCCGACCGTGAACCGGACTGGAGGTGCGTCGACGGTCCGTTAGGCTGGGTCGGTTGTGAGGCGGTGGCTAAGACGGTATGTGGGCTTGAACCGGGTTCGTGGGAATGGGTCGGCGGTGTTGGTATCTCGACTGTGGATGAATGGGGACTAGTTTGTGGTGAGAAGTATAAGGTTGGGTTGGTTCAAGCCTTGTTCTTTGGCGGCTGCATGATTG GAGCAGGAACATTTGGCCACCTTTCAGACTCTTTCCTTGGAAGAAAAGGTTCACTAACCATAGTTTGCTTATTAAACGCCATCTTTGGTTGCGTAACAGCTCTCTCTCCAAACTACAACACTTACGTCGTCCTCCGCTTCCTCACGGGCTTCAGCACCGGCGGTGTCGGCCTCTGTGCCTTTGTCCTGGCCACAGAGCCAATAGGCCCCTCGAAGCGTGGCACAGCTGGAATGTCCACTTTCTACTTCTTCTCAACTGGGATAGCCTTACTTTCCCTCATAGCTTATATCTTCCCAACATGGCGTGCTCTCTACATTGCTTCCTCCATTCCTTCCTTCCTTTTTCTAGGATTAGTCATCCCTTTCGTATCCGAGTCCCCAAGGTGGTACTTAGTCCGAGGAAAAGTCACTGAAGCTATGAAGATCATGAACTCAATAGCTAAGTCAAATGGAAAGGAACTACCAGAAGGAGTAACTCTAGGGTTAGATGAAGATTCAAACAATAACAGTACCTCAGAAAATGAAAACACCACATCAAGAAACGAAGTATCTGGTTCTTTAATCGACGTTGTACGATCTCCCGTAACTAGATACCGTCTCTTTTTGGCCGTAGCCATAAACTTCCTCTGTTCCGTCGTTTACTATGGGTTGAGTTTAAACGTTGTGAACCTAAATACAAATCTCTACATTACCGTGGCTCTCAACGCCGTATCCGAGATGCCAGCTTTTACGATCACGGCCATTTTGTTGGACAAGTTCGGAAGGAAGCCATTGGCGATTGGGACACTCTGGTTTAGTGGCTTGTTCTGTTTTTTAGGAAGTTTGGTGAGAAACGACGTCGTTGGGGTGAGGAAAGTGCTGAGAATGGTTTGTGGAGTGTTGGGGATCTTTGGGGTGGCGGGGACATATAATTTGTTGTTTATCTACACGGCCGAGCTTTTTCCAACTGTAGTGAGGAACGCCGCGCTCGGGTGCGCAACTCAGGCGGCGCAGATGGGAGCAATCTTGGCACCGTTTGTTGTCGTTTTGGGAGGTGCGTTTCCTTTTGCAGTGTTTGCCGTATGTGGGATTGTTGGGGGGATTCATGCGTTCTATTTACCAGAGACGCTGAATCGGCCGTTGTACGACACCATGGGTGGAATGGAGAGTGGGGAGAAAGTACGTGATCCTTTAATTAGCGTTTGA